The sequence below is a genomic window from Manis pentadactyla isolate mManPen7 unplaced genomic scaffold, mManPen7.hap1 scaffold_659, whole genome shotgun sequence.
gaagacttaatattgttgatAGTAATACACCCCCAAATAATGTATAGATTTAATTATGATCCTTATCCATATCACAGCTGGCTTCTCTGGAAGAAATTGGCAAGCttatcccaaaattcatatggaaataaaagGGGTCCAGAAGAGCCAAATCAATGTTGATTAGGCAAGtggtttcttggatatgacaccaaaagcttaAGTGACAAAGAAAAGATGAATTGGCCTTAATCATAATCATCAGaagttttgtgcttcaaaggacaccactaAGGAAGTgcaaagacaacccacagaatgggacaaaataattgcaaatcatatacctgataaggaACTTGTATCCAGAACGTATGAACCCTTGcaactcaaccataaaaagacaaACCATTCTAAGGGGTAAAGGATTGGAGTAGACATTActgcaaagaagatatacaaatggccagtaagtacCTCCAAAGCTACTCAACATTATCAGtccttagggaaatgcaaatcaaagccacaacgTGATAATACTTCACGTCCACGAAGATGactaaaaacatttttcaaacgACAATTGGAACCTacacacattgctggtggcaatgtaaaatggcgcagccactttggaaaacattctggcagttccttaaaatattaaacagttaTACGACCCAGCAGCCTCACGCCTACGTATATACTCAAGTGTTCATGGTaaaattattcataacagccacaaagtggaaacaacccaaatacccaCCCACtgatgaaaggataaataaaaggtGGTATATTCACATCATGGaaaactattcagcaataaaatgaagattaaaaacattatgctcagtaaaatttatgtgtatgatcccatttatttgaaatgtcccaaagaggcaaatctatagagccAGAAAGTGAATTGGTGGTAGCAaggcctgggggcagaggggatgGGATTGACTACTAATGGGCAGGGTGTTAAACTtgggagtgatgaaaatgttccaaaattaaATTGCCATGATGGATGATCAACTCCACCAACATACTAAGAACCATGTAAAAGTTTGCTTTCAAAAGGTGAAGTTTATGGGAtataaattacatctcaatatagctgtgatttttaaaaatgatctcaAGACACTCAGTGCACAGTTGCCCTGGGTTTCCTGCCCCACCAAGGCTGAACGGGATAGGACCTAGAAGGCCGACCCCATGCCCCTCTGTCCCGCTACGTGACTCTGCCTAGCCCCACCTCCCCTTCTGACTCCGCCACACTCTGTGCCCTCACGTCACTCCGCCCAACGCCCTTTACTCCGCCCTATCCCGGCCCAACTTGTCTCTGCCCCGACTTgactccaccccacccccgcagGACCCCGTCCTCTCGCGACACTGCCATGCAACCACATGACTCCGCCCCTAATGGATCCTCCCActaacagttactgaaaaggGACCGCATTTCCTGTCCCATCCCAGAGCTGCTGCTTGGTCCAGAGCCTGCCTGCCTCTAGCCTCTCTCATTGCTCTCCGTGGGAACACGCTGAGGCCACCTGCGCCTTCACCACCACACTGCTTGCCATGAATGGTGAACAGCCATCCCTAGTGGTGCAGAACTACCCTCTTGAGTGCCAGGCTGCTGTCAACAAACAAATCAACATGGAGCTCACCGCCTCCTACACGTACCTGTCCATGGCCTTCTACTTCGACCGGAATGATGTGGCCTTGAAGCACTTCGGCCAGTTCTTCCTGCGCCAGTCCCGTGGGAAGGGCGAGCGTGCTGAGAAGCTGATGCACCTGCAGAACGAGCGCGGCGGCCGCCTGAGCCTCCGCGACATCAGGAATCCCGGCGGCGACGACTGGGGGAATGGCGTGATGGCCATGGAGTACGCCTTGGGCCTGGAAAAGAGGGTCAACCAGAGCCTGCTAGATCTGCACCGCCTGGCCACCGACAAGGGCGATGCGCACCTGTGTGATTTCCTGGAGCGTCACTATCTGCACGAGCAAGTCAGGTCCATCAAAGAGCTGGGGGACCATATCAGCATCCTGCGCAAGATGGGAGCCCCAGAAGCCGGCCTGGCCGAGTACCTCTTTGATAAGctcaccctgggcagcagcgacAAGAACTGAGCTTGGACGGCCTACCCCGTAGCCAGGGGCAGTTTCCCCTGGCCACCATGCCCAGCAGCCTTATTGAAAGATTGCCCTTACAAAGCGTTCACTTCCGTTTTTTCTTCCGGTTTTGTCATTTCTTCCAATAaaggtatttcatttttgttaaattaataaaGGTCTCTGGTTGATTCTGTGTGCCAAAGCCTCcccttttaagttttaaaacaggTCTCCAGGTGTCTCTATCCACCCACGCCCCATCCACGGACAGCTCGGCATCTCCACGGACGGAGTGAGATGGTGTCCACGGGACCAGGAAAACACAAAATCCATCTTCCCCTTATAAAGGAGTGTGGGTCGGATGGGGTTGGGGTGAGGTGGGTGGTCTGGGTTGtgagggggtggggtgaggtgggtgATCTGGGGCCCTGGAGAAGGCAGGCACGTGACCATGGTAAAGACATAAAAGAACATAGCCTAGAATTCATCACCGTAGTTGCCCTAAGATAGAAGGAAAGAGGATGGGATTGGGTGGGGATTAAAATGAGGGGGATCTTTCATAGACAAAAGACTCGTGGTTGCTACTGGGGAGGGGGGAGTGGTTAAAATAGGTTGAGGGGTTAAAGAGGCCCTAAATCCCAATTACGGTATAAGTTAGCCTCATGAAAGTACAACAtcagaaatatagtcaataatattcaaTATCTTTGTATTTTGACAGCAGTAACACTTActgggatgagcatttaataatgtaggtaactgtccaatcactatgttgtgcatgTGAAGCCAACAGAGTGTATATCCACTCTACTTgagtaaaggaaacaaaagaaaagggggatcttTGGCTTGATGTGAAATGTTTTAGTTCATCAAATTATGCAAATGCTAATGTTTGTGGATTTTTCATAGCAAGCTGGGCGGCCGTGGAAATGGGAATGGCAGAGTACTTCCTCAAAGGGTCACCCTGGGCTGTGGTAATAATGGGTTATGAGTCTTAGGCTGGCTTTTCCATAGGCAAGGGGTCGCCAAACTAAAAAAGTACCAATGGCACTTTGCAAGTCCACGGCCTTGTATCTAccttcctgtattttctttcttgtaagaCCCTCAGGAAGTAAGGGCAGGTGTTAAGACCACGTCTTCTCCAGTGAGAAAAAGGGAGGCCACACAGGTAAGAAGTTATGGATGCGGACATGAACAAAGATCTTCTGATGCCATGTTGCATTTTTTCTGTTACCCCCAGGCAAACTCATGGGTTCAGCAAGATTGTGCGGATAGACTGGGAATCCAGCCCGATCACCAGGCCCTGAAGGGAGGGAAATCCCCAACACTCTTAAAGACCGGCCAGACCTCTGTAGTCAGTCCCTCGCTTCATTACTCGTGTGCCTTCCAGCCTAGGGTGGGAATGGTTCCTAAACCTCAGCCCAAATCCTCCTCCTTTGAAAGAAGTCTTCAGAATTAGGCACAGAATGGGTAGGAGGTAGCAGGGCACCTCCCAGGAGGGCAGTCAACACCTGAACGCCCGAGTCCCTCTGTTCAGGCCCTCTCCCCTCACGGGCAGCCACGCTGCTCCCTGAGTTGGCCCAGAACACTGGGGAGACCTGGACTGGGAATCCCCACATGGTGTGCCATGCGCCCAGAGAGCTCCACTGTGAGTGCCTTCTCTTCGGATGCAATAGCTAGAGGGGGTGGCTGCAAGGCACACATGGACTGCTGGCAAATCCAGCTCAGGGACGTAGACAATCCCAGGGTTTTTGCCAAGTCCAGGGGGCTGTATCTCTACACCGAAGCATTGCCTGTGGTGATGTCTTGGTTGACCCCTAAAACTGTCCCCTGAGTGGTTCTGCCTTGCTTGCTGggcccatctttttttttttttgagaggccatctcccatatttattaatcaaatggttgttaacagaaataaaattctgtataggggactcaatgcacaatccttaatcaaccccaagcctaactctcaacagtctccaatcttctgaagcataacgaacaagatcttacatggtgaacaagttcttacatggtgaataagttcttacatggtgaacagtgcaagggcagtcatatcacagaaactttcagttttgatcacgcatcatgaactataaacaatcaagtcagatatgattattcatttgatttttatacttgatatatatgtgaatcccagatttctcccttattttctttttaaataaaatgctgaagtggtaggtagatgcaagataaagatagaaagcataatttagtgctgtaagagggcaaatgtagatgatcaggtgtgtgcctatagactaagtattaatccaagctagacaagggcaataaaacatccacggatgcagaagattcctctcaatagagcgggggtgaggttctaagcctcacctctgttgatccccaatttctcacctgatggcccccctgtgactgtgcctgtcttaggttgttcctcccttgaggaatcttacccttctctggctaaccagtcatcttctggggccatacaggttAATGTAAAGTtgaaaagtgagagagaagcaatattctttgaaaaggttagctttttacttctttgcagatttatgccctgtggcttctatgcccagcatttgtcttgagctatctttaccacttggaagaattatgatacttggtaattttcgatatgaggcacgaattctactaaagggctgtaattaggaaggaagaagaaaagctatagaagtagcaggtggaagaaaacatgggaagattgattatttctttgacatatcttcttgtagagtaacataagcatgtataggttttagcaaactactaattaaattgcgcacacacattaacagaataggaatacagatacataacaaaagcagacctacaattaccagccatatccagtggaaccaagaaaaccagttaggtaccctaggcatttgtgaaaacttatcaataatatgatggatattgtctaactgaatttgaacagtatgagaaaaatcagacaaattaaaacaacacattcctgggaactgttcacatcccatatgttcttttaacgatagtctatagtagcacgattttgaagcactgcaactcgcacttctcctaattcttggttgagttctgacaagacagaaccagtcaaatttgttgttttactgtatgcacaggccagcttagatatctccttcttcattccaatgccaagtccaggaaccggtgggatgactgcagctacaactgcaaaagCTCCAGGATCaaatgaagttttttgatgatcatcttctggaatgactcttccagaggatattgatgttggaagttcttcttcatatcatttcttaattcgttttctgggtaggcaaattaggctttgatcctctgtataaacacaaacaaaccctttggccacactttgatatgacctttataatattgtgaagaacctattggagatcaccacacagggactgctttttttttaggagaaagaaatattatccgaaaaatgtacttccatatctGATCATACGACaccttttaaaagatcaaaattaaggatatgtaaagcatgcattaattattgatttgcagttaattgtatcctatcagggagtaatccccccctttttttggttataattaatctacaattacatgaagaaaactatgtttactaggctctaccctacaccaagtcccccccacaaaccccattacagtccctgtccatcagtataacaagatgttgtataatcactacttgcctactctgtgttgcacagccctccccttgccccctaccccccacattatacatgctaatcataataccccctttcttcttccccaaccttatccctcccttccctcccattatccccagtctctttccctttggtaactgttagtccattcttggtttctgtgattctgctgctgttttgttccttcagtttttctttgttcttatactccacagatgattgaaatcatttggtatttgtctttctcctcttggcttatttcactgagcataataccctctagctccaccatgttattgtaaattgtaggatttgctttcttcttatggctgtataatattccattgtgtatatgtaccacatcttctttatccattcatctactgatggatacttaggttgcttacatttcttggctattgtaaatagtgctgcgataaacataggggtgcatatgtctttttcaaactgggctgctgcattcttagggtaaattcttagaagtgggattcctgggtcaaatggtaagtctattttgagcattttgaggaacctccatactgctttcaatgatggttgagctaatttacattcccacaagcagtgtaggagggctcccctttctccacaaccttgccaacatttgttgttgtttgtcttttggatggtaaccatccttactggtgtgaggtgatatctcattgtggttttaatttgatttctctgataactagtgatgtggagcatcttttcatgtgtctgttggccatctgaatttcttttttggagaactgtctattcagttcctctgcccattttttaattggattatttgctttttgttgttgaggtgtgtgagctctttatatattttggatgttaatctttatcgatctgtcatttacaaatatattctcccatagtgtagggtacctttttgttctattgatggtgtcctttgctgtacaaaagcttttcagcttaatatagtcccacttgttcatttttgcttttgttttccttgtgcgGTACCCATCTTTATCCCATCTTTCCCTCTCTTGTGATTCAGAGGGACTCCCTGGAAAAATGATGACAAGTCTACTTAGATCTACAGCCTCTTATTTCACCTGGAAAAGGATTTCCTCAGCTGCAAGGCTCAAAAAGAATTGTGATTACCCTCCATCTCCTATTACAAGCCCCTCCTGGTAGTGTCACATTTCACAGCTTTTCTTAGAGAAACCCTGGCAGGGAAGAATAgatactgaagggcccccaccagtaagatggcgaacttccgtcttctcttccgggtcctcagttcctgacgacaccacctaaagaccaatcacctctctccccactcccactcccagcacctagccaatagccaccagccccgtagaagtaacaccacactcaccccatgccccttcttatataacccagcacctttccccaataaagtggaattctccggtgaattgctgctgtgtgtcgctcctttcctttcattggtgccaaaacccgggagacgggacaccccaactgggccccgtcttcccccttccccccgacaccagcagaagcttgccctcgtcctctttttccggcgctggctcctcacactcaccactcctctctggcctttaggtaggttttcccccagagtgggccactcttccccgagctatcgcagtgccattgaccgtgatcgtctggcaaggccctgacgctcagggacgaggagggaactctcctcGCCTCCGGCCTTCATGGCtgtggcggaccctcaggcccccctccaacagccataaaccccgcctcaggccttcacagctgcgacagaccctcaggcccctcctctaacagccataaacaaggtgacacctttgtggatgagaacgctcccttttccacttcctccttccattctacctgccgaaatccgttccttccgctgaaaactcctagtactaggtacctcagactccggcactctgccttcttagagaagtctgggtgacgacccacacttcctaagaaaccgactcgtatacgagtttccgcagaccaccaaggatcatcagggacgccctttgtctccttgccgtctgctcccagtctgagcatctccgttcgtcttcccctgtttgtctccttctctgtcctttagccatggagcctcctcatccctccctgaaaattcacctcttgaatgcctgctcaagcatctagccaccctctccctgacgcctgatataaaaccaaaacttctccgcaaatactgctcccaagattggccgacatagcccctaaacaataacaaccaatggcccgcagggggaactcttgatcctaacatcactcgtgatctctttaactactgccagcacctgaaaaactggaaggagattccctataccgaagttttctgcctcctccccccgcctccccccaagttctcctagcctgcaagctgtctcccccgcaaaagcctcccgttcactccctttaccctcctctcctacaacaacccctcccccttcctccaccaccatctcctcccccacctcacccccctgaagatcaagcctgagcctttcagcccccctctaactaagttccaagagcctcctccatctttgcccccatcacctgtttctcccccacagactgagccagaacccttcagtcctcctcagactcggtcccgagggcctcccaaaattatcgccccccccgAGAGGTAGCAAGATCTGAAGGCATCGtgcacgttcacgtccctttctccttaagagatttagcccaacttgagaaacgcccaagttccttttccactgatcccacaacatatatcagagagtttcaatggaccctccagtcgtacagcctcacacatcatgacattttcatgctcctggccaataccctccttcctgaagagcatagacgagtttgagacttcgcccaaatgcatgccacctaaacccacaggactgaccccacctttcCCCTGGCCCCAGTGCTGTctccgaacaagacccacactgagattataacaccaccgtgagtctccgctctcgagatatcttcacctgctgcataatagcaggtct
It includes:
- the LOC130682480 gene encoding ferritin heavy chain-like — its product is MNGEQPSLVVQNYPLECQAAVNKQINMELTASYTYLSMAFYFDRNDVALKHFGQFFLRQSRGKGERAEKLMHLQNERGGRLSLRDIRNPGGDDWGNGVMAMEYALGLEKRVNQSLLDLHRLATDKGDAHLCDFLERHYLHEQVRSIKELGDHISILRKMGAPEAGLAEYLFDKLTLGSSDKN